AGAGGTGCTGCGATCTGAAGAACCTGGAGGTGGTATAGAGCCAATACTATTAGCTAACGATCCGCGAGCCGTTGagcgttgctgctgcatgaGAACGGCAGCGACGGACGAGGCGGCGGCTGAGGACTCAGAGAGCTGCAAGGGCAAGGCAAGCATTAAACAGGAGGGAGCTTGTGTTATGTGCCATAGCAATTACTCGCCTTGCGTTGCTTTAGCAACTCCAGGCCGCTCATTTCCGTTAGCTTAGACTCAACGCCCGAGATGGCGCCCCCAGCAGGTGTTAATGGCGGCTGTGCCACATGCCTGTGATTAATGTGCGCCTGTAAATCTCGCTGTGATAAATAGGTGCGACGACACCCAGTGCTGCCATAACGACTGCCTCCATGTGTGCACATGAACACTGTGCCGAGACCTGACTGCTCCACGCGCAAAACCTTGTCGCTACATCGCGGACAGCTCTTGATGGGCTCGGCGCGAGCGCATTTGAGGCAGAAGACATGCTTGCAGGGTATCATGCGACCATAGACAAGTATGGGTTTATCACACTGATCGCAGCAGTGGATCATCGGATTGAGCACCTTTTCACCGATCAGACTGACTTTGTGGTTCCACTTAAGACGCAGCATTGGTTCGGGCGGCCCGCGCGACAATGTGGTGAAGGTTGGAGCTTCCAGCTGCGAGATGTCTGCTTCCATATCAACTGCAACCAAACATTCTTAGCATTTTCTGCAGTAACATCACCATCATAATGTCTACTTACTTGTTTGGGTCAAAACAGGAGGCGGTGGCAGCGGTGCTACCTGCTGTGGCGGTGGCAGCGTCAGTGGTGGCGTCATATTGTCAATGGGCGTCGCTTGCTCTTGGTCAACTGTTGGCATCTCCACTTCGTTCTCCTTGTCAATATCTTGCATCACCACATCATCAACACGATCCAAGCTGCTAGGACTGTCCTCCATGGCTGCTCCATTGCTGTTTGCCACGGCGAGCGCGACATTAACACCGCCAACGCCACCGCTTTCGTATGTTTCAATTGTATTGCTGGTATCATCACTTTTTTTTCCGCGTCCACGACCACGACCGCGACCTCGTCCGCGTGCCCTTGAGCCACGTCCACGTCCGCGACCGCGTTTTACTTCTTCGGTGTCCATTTAACGtttgtaaattcaattttctgcacctttgttattttttctgcGTCCGCTGCCGCTGTTGATCTCAGCGTGACTGCAGGTTGTTTTTCAAAATGTGCTATTTTAAGTCgggaaatataccaaaatataccactcaTATTATGGTAtgatacaattttattaaaaaaaaacttttaaccACTCCGaacacttattttatttttatttataattttttaaatatgatatctagattgtaattgaaaaaagaatttttagGTAAAGCCATAAATTGTAGTAACCTTTATGACATGTATAAAAGAATTGTGTTGTTATAATAACTGTTCCCAATGCTAAATACATAAtagaaaaatcttaaatttataataaagacGAATGTCTtaaattacttattattttgtagAGGCAATCGAATTTTTGAGATGCTGATATTGTATGCCGCTGTTGTGTTCAGTTTTGGTTAAAAACGATACATAACTGTTCCCACTTCTTAATATTAAACCGCGTAATTAAAGTTGGGAGTTTTAGGTCATAGAAGTGGAATAACttcgaaaaaattatttaaaaatataaatatatttgattctTTTTAATGAAGAATAAAAGCATTTAAACCACAATATCTGCTCTAATTTTCCTGTGGCACGAcaattatcgatattttgaaAACATCGATTGCATTGATGGTTCCTCATCTCTAATGTGGCATTTCACATGTTTTCAACGAGGCGAGCGAGTTCAGGAAGTGTTTTTTCGTGTTTATAATAAGACGCCATGGACATAGATGAGCTATTCGACTGTTTCGATGAGGTGCCACCAGAGAGTAAGCTGGCGCCACTACCCTTTGCCGGTGCAATGTCGACCACAGAAAACGATGAAGAAGCCGGCGACAAAAAACCAAGCACTAGTAAAGCTTTAAAACGTGAAGCGACTTCAGATGCAGCCTCAGACAAGCAGGCAGATGATGAAGAAGAGGAAATATCAACGAAACGCACACGATCCGATGACACAAAGGAGGGTGAGGGGAATAGCTCAGATGAGAAGGATGAAAAAGTTGAGGAGATGGATGATAACGCTATTGATGCGCTCCGGGTGCGCATTACTACCCATCAACTCGTATCGCCCGAGTCGTGTACACATGAGGTGGCCGCCCATCCCGATCACGAGTATATTCCACTTCAACCATTCACCGGGGTGCCCGCCAAGCAATATCCCTTTGTTTTGGATCCGTTCCAGAAACAGGCCATTCTCTGCATTGACAATTCCCAGAGCGTGCTCGTGTCGGCGCATACATCGGCAGGCAAAACAGTGGTGGCGGAATATGCAATTGCCAAATCCCTGGCAGCCAAGCAGCGCGTCATCTACACAACGCCCATAAAGGCGCTGTCTAATCAAAAGTTTCGTGAATTCACCGACGAGTTTCAAGATGTTGGTCTCGTCACTGGCGATGTGACTATCAACCCATCGGCCTCCTGCCTGATCATGACAACAGAGATTTTACGTAATATGCTGTATCGCGGTAGCGAAGTTATGCGTGAAGTAGGTTGGGTAATCTTCGATGAGATTCACTATATGCGCGACAAGGAGCGCGGCGTTGTCTGGGAAGAGACGCTCATTTTACTGCCCGACAATGTGCGTTACGTCTTTCTCTCTGCCACCATTCCGAATGCCCGACAATTCGCCGAATGGGTTTGCCATTTGCATAAGCAGCCGTGTCACGTTGTCTACACGGACTATCGACCGACCCCGTTGCAGCATTATATATTTCCAGCTGGCGGTGATGGCATCCATTTGATTGTTGACGAGAAGGGCCAGTTCAAGGAGGATAATTTCACCACAGCCATGGCTGTGTTGGCCAATGCAGGTGAGCACTATatgattaattatttttcttattagtTGATAGCTCAACGGTATTCTTGTTGTAGGCGAAGCGGCCAAGGGTGATCAGAAAGGACGCAAAGGTGGCATCAAGGGTCATAATTCCGGTCAAAcgaatatattcaaaattgtcAAAATGATCATGGAACGCAACTTCGCCCCGGTCATTATCTTTTCGTTCAGCAAGAAGGATTGCGAGATTTATGCTATGCAAATGGCTAAACTCGATTTCAACACACTTGATGAAAAGAAACTAGTGGATGAGGTGTTCAACAATGCCATGGATGTGCTCACCGAAGAGGATCGTCGCCTGCCGCAGGTGGAGAATGTGCTGCCATTGCTGCGACGCGGCATTGGCATCCATCACGGTGGATTGCTGCCCATTCTGAAGGAAACTATTGAGATTCTGTTCGGGGAAGGCCTAATCAAGGCTCTCTTCGCCACTGAAACTTTTGCCATGGGCTTGAACATGCCGGCTCGTACAGTTTTGTTCACAGCGCCGCGCAAATTTGATGGCAAAGACTTTCGCTGGATCAGCTCGGGCGAATACATTCAAATGGCTGGACGAGCTGGTCGTCGTGGCCTTGATGATAAGGGTATCGTTATACTGATGATCGACGAAAAGGTTTCGCCCGTCGTCGGTCGAGAAATAGTGCAAGGCAAGGCGGACACGTTGAATTCGGCGTTCCATTTGACCTATAACATGGTGTTGAATCTTCTGCGCGTTGAGGAAATAAATCCCGAGTACATGCTTGAGCGAAGTTTTTATCAGTTCCAGAATCAGGCTGCACTGCCAGGTCTCCACGACAAAGTGCAGGAAAAAACGAAGGAACTCAATAAGCTAAGCATCAAGGATGAGCACAACATCGCATCGTATCATCACATACGAGATCAGCTCGATATAAACGGCAAGAAATTCCGCGAGTGGCTCACAA
This DNA window, taken from Drosophila nasuta strain 15112-1781.00 chromosome 2L, ASM2355853v1, whole genome shotgun sequence, encodes the following:
- the LOC132798622 gene encoding E3 ubiquitin-protein ligase Hakai, which translates into the protein MDTEEVKRGRGRGRGSRARGRGRGRGRGRGKKSDDTSNTIETYESGGVGGVNVALAVANSNGAAMEDSPSSLDRVDDVVMQDIDKENEVEMPTVDQEQATPIDNMTPPLTLPPPQQVAPLPPPPVLTQTIDMEADISQLEAPTFTTLSRGPPEPMLRLKWNHKVSLIGEKVLNPMIHCCDQCDKPILVYGRMIPCKHVFCLKCARAEPIKSCPRCSDKVLRVEQSGLGTVFMCTHGGSRYGSTGCRRTYLSQRDLQAHINHRHVAQPPLTPAGGAISGVESKLTEMSGLELLKQRKLSESSAAASSVAAVLMQQQRSTARGSLANSIGSIPPPGSSDRSTSHTHSSLTQANLARINNANAQDCHQGKASLHQSLKKANHKSESVADASYYSSVLASFGGNSTGTAGTAGPTTGSSGTVGGGVNVVGSGVAGSNSANMGNPSQMPGGYEPGSSASSNWQQSQYYR
- the LOC132798620 gene encoding exosome RNA helicase MTR4, which translates into the protein MDIDELFDCFDEVPPESKLAPLPFAGAMSTTENDEEAGDKKPSTSKALKREATSDAASDKQADDEEEEISTKRTRSDDTKEGEGNSSDEKDEKVEEMDDNAIDALRVRITTHQLVSPESCTHEVAAHPDHEYIPLQPFTGVPAKQYPFVLDPFQKQAILCIDNSQSVLVSAHTSAGKTVVAEYAIAKSLAAKQRVIYTTPIKALSNQKFREFTDEFQDVGLVTGDVTINPSASCLIMTTEILRNMLYRGSEVMREVGWVIFDEIHYMRDKERGVVWEETLILLPDNVRYVFLSATIPNARQFAEWVCHLHKQPCHVVYTDYRPTPLQHYIFPAGGDGIHLIVDEKGQFKEDNFTTAMAVLANAGEAAKGDQKGRKGGIKGHNSGQTNIFKIVKMIMERNFAPVIIFSFSKKDCEIYAMQMAKLDFNTLDEKKLVDEVFNNAMDVLTEEDRRLPQVENVLPLLRRGIGIHHGGLLPILKETIEILFGEGLIKALFATETFAMGLNMPARTVLFTAPRKFDGKDFRWISSGEYIQMAGRAGRRGLDDKGIVILMIDEKVSPVVGREIVQGKADTLNSAFHLTYNMVLNLLRVEEINPEYMLERSFYQFQNQAALPGLHDKVQEKTKELNKLSIKDEHNIASYHHIRDQLDINGKKFREWLTKPQYIAPFLQPGRLVKVSASKQEYDWGIVLNYKKKEEPNRRNPVKNDPGLVLDVLLHVSDASAKTGDTEPCPPNERGSMEIVPVANTLITQISSIRVYFPNDLRTADNRRAVQKTIQEAKKRFPLGPPVLNPINDMHIKDPEFRNIVDTIAQFEKLLEEHPLHKSPELERLHKRYMNKLTLQTELSDLKQELKAARSLLQMDELKYRKRVLRRMGYCKPGDVIEFKGRVACELSSADELLITEMIFNGVFNELSAPQAVALLSCFVCDEKSSESPKSATELSGPLRALQNLARRIAKVSSECKLQLDEDNYVDKFKPFLMDVVLAWCKGSTFLSVCKMTDIFEGSIIRCMRRLEELLRQLCQASKTIGNTDLENKFSEGIRLLKRDIVFAASLYL